In a single window of the Lacerta agilis isolate rLacAgi1 chromosome 15, rLacAgi1.pri, whole genome shotgun sequence genome:
- the C15H11orf52 gene encoding uncharacterized protein C11orf52 homolog, which produces MGNQCCCCGGVWNCPSPFKRKKEKPGTRIIRSSTQQHPESKKGMDVGPVYDDVSEFPVYATVSKPKSMKRDDSSVHYADIQVFSKIRERSAEEVKTFQSQNTTEYATLNFPRATQKYDSKNGTLV; this is translated from the exons gAACTGCCCCTCGCCGTTTAAGcggaaaaaagaaaagccag GTACAAGAATCATTAGGTCAAGCACCCAGCAGCACCCAGAGAGCAAGAAG ggAATGGATGTTGGGCCCGTTTATGACGACGTGTCTGAGTTCCCAGTCTATGCCACCGTGAGCAAGCCGAAGAGCATGAAGCGTGACGACAGCAGCGTACATTACGCAGACATCCAGGTCTTCAGCAAAATACGGGAGCGCTCAGCTGAAGAGGTGAAGACCTTCCAGTCCCAGAACACTACAGAATATGCCACCCTCAACTTCCCCCGGGCTACACAGAAGTATGACAGTAAGAATGGCACTCTGGTGTAA